From Synergistaceae bacterium, one genomic window encodes:
- a CDS encoding ROK family protein: MLYGALEAGGTKMICAVGNEEGQILDQVSIPTATPEETMPAIIEYFKAKIDVPEGEEKIQAIGVACFGPVDVRPNSKTYGNILYTPKIPWRNFPMVKTLKEALGDIPVGFDTDVNGSLLGEATWGCAKGLTDAVYFTIGTGIGMGAMSGGNLIHGMLHPEAGHIKLVPVPGDEYAGHCPNHGQCFEGMACGPAIEARWGKPAKELREMPEVWDLEAKYIAQALTSVIYMLSPQKIILGGGVSNQSQIFPLVRKYVLEYINGYIDTKELRNINAYIVPAALNGNQG, from the coding sequence ATGTTATACGGAGCATTAGAGGCCGGCGGAACAAAGATGATTTGCGCTGTCGGCAATGAGGAAGGCCAGATACTTGATCAGGTTTCGATCCCAACTGCCACACCTGAGGAGACCATGCCCGCCATCATCGAGTACTTCAAGGCAAAAATTGATGTGCCCGAAGGTGAGGAGAAGATTCAGGCAATTGGTGTAGCGTGTTTCGGACCTGTCGACGTCAGGCCGAACTCCAAGACCTATGGGAACATTCTCTACACGCCCAAAATCCCCTGGCGCAATTTCCCAATGGTCAAAACTCTCAAGGAAGCACTTGGTGATATTCCTGTAGGGTTTGACACAGACGTGAACGGCTCACTTCTCGGCGAAGCTACGTGGGGCTGTGCGAAGGGACTCACTGACGCAGTGTATTTCACCATCGGCACGGGCATAGGCATGGGAGCAATGAGCGGCGGAAACCTCATTCACGGAATGCTTCACCCCGAAGCAGGACACATCAAGTTAGTACCAGTTCCCGGCGACGAATACGCTGGACACTGCCCGAATCACGGCCAGTGCTTCGAGGGAATGGCGTGCGGTCCGGCAATCGAGGCTCGCTGGGGAAAACCCGCAAAGGAACTCCGCGAGATGCCCGAAGTCTGGGATCTTGAGGCCAAGTACATCGCGCAGGCTTTGACATCTGTGATATACATGCTCAGCCCGCAGAAAATCATTCTCGGCGGAGGAGTCTCAAACCAGTCGCAGATTTTCCCGCTTGTCCGCAAATATGTGCTTGAGTACATCAACGGCTACATTGACACGAAGGAGCTCCGCAACATCAACGCCTACATCGTTCCGGCAGCACTGAACGGGAATCAGGGCA